A genomic segment from Mauremys mutica isolate MM-2020 ecotype Southern chromosome 26, ASM2049712v1, whole genome shotgun sequence encodes:
- the LOC123356656 gene encoding zinc finger protein 501-like isoform X2 — translation MQENYENVTSLDLQDSEERKLLIGSYIGDGMVRETMEQNPQQEDDEVEPQGSLLQRCKGSVSRTCEQGKAYESQHRPEKQQGNQPMKKVGKSVNDQGTHKGHKETTSQQRIPMGERNNARVECGKKFSRRSHLVKHERIHKGEKPYECRECGKTFPQSSALISHQRIHTGDKPYECCECRKTFLQHFDLIRHQRIHTGEQPYKCSECGKTFTERSSLIDHQRIHRGEKPYGCCECGKTFSQRSTLTNHQRIHTGEKPYECCECGKTFTERSALIKHQRIHTWERPYECCECGKTFPQHPALIRHQKSHTRNKPYACCECRKIFLRHSHLIKHQRIHTREKPYECCECGKTFSRNSALVYHQRIHTGEKPYECHECWKSFATSSNLVTHQRIHTGEKPYKCCECGKTFAQSSALINHQRIHTGEKPYECCECGKTFTERSTLIKHQRIHTRKRPYECRECGKTFPQCSALIGHQRIHTGDKPYEC, via the exons atgcaggagaactatgagaacgtgacctcgctgg ATCTCCAGGACTCAGAGGAAAGAAAGCTCTTGATAGGCAGCTATATAG gtgatgggatggtgagagAGACCATGGAGCAGAATCCTCAGCAGGAAGATGATGAAGTGGAACCACAAGGGTCTTTATTGCAAAGatgcaaagggagtgtgtccaggacttgtgagcagggaaaagcctATGAgagtcagcacaggccagagaagcagcagggaaaccagccaatGAAGAAAGTTGGTAAATCTGTTAATGATCAGGGAACTCACAAAGGCCACAAGGAAACCACGTCGCAGCAGAGAATCCCCATGGGAGAGAGAAATAACGCACGtgttgagtgtgggaaaaagttCAGTAGGCGGTCGCATCTTGTTAAACATGAGAGAATCCATaaaggggagaaaccctatgaatgccgtgagtgtgggaaaaccttccctcagagctcagccctgattagccatcagaggatccacactggGGACAAACCATATGAATGTTGTGAGTGCAGGAAAACCTTCCTTCAGCACTttgaccttatcagacatcagaggatccacacaggtgagcaaccctataaatgcagtgagtgtgggaaaaccttcactgagCGCTCGAGCCTCATTGACCATCAGCgaatccacagaggggagaaaccctatggatgctgtgagtgtgggaaaaccttctctcagAGATCAACCCTTACTAACCATCaaaggatccacacaggggagaaaccctatgaatgctgtgagtgtgggaaaactttcactGAGCGCTCAGCCCTTATAAAGCATCAGAGGATCCATACatgggaaaggccctatgaatgctgtgagtgtgggaaaaccttcccTCAGCACCCAGCCCTTATAAGACATCAGAAGAGCCACACCAGGAACAAACCATATGCATGTTGTGAGTGCAGGAAAATCTTCCTTCGGCATTCTcaccttattaaacatcagaggatccacacacgggagaaaccctatgaatgttgTGAATGTGGGAAAACTTTCTCTCGGAACTCAGCCCTTGTTtaccatcagaggatccacacaggggagaaaccctatgaatgccaCGAGTGTTGGAAAAGCTTCGCTACCAGCTCAAACCTTGTTACACATCaaaggatccacacaggggagaaaccctacaaatgctgtgagtgtgggaaaaccttcgctCAGAGCTCAGCCTTAATTaaccatcagaggatccacacaggggagaaaccctatgaatgctgtgagtgtgggaaaactttcactGAGCGCTCAACCCTTATTaagcatcagaggatccacacacgGAAAAGGCCCTATGAGtgcagagagtgtgggaaaaccttcccTCAGTGCTCAGCCCTTATTggccatcagaggatccacactggGGACAAACCATATgaatgttaa
- the LOC123356656 gene encoding zinc finger protein 501-like isoform X1 → MQENYENVTSLDLQDSEERKLLIGSYIAGDGMVRETMEQNPQQEDDEVEPQGSLLQRCKGSVSRTCEQGKAYESQHRPEKQQGNQPMKKVGKSVNDQGTHKGHKETTSQQRIPMGERNNARVECGKKFSRRSHLVKHERIHKGEKPYECRECGKTFPQSSALISHQRIHTGDKPYECCECRKTFLQHFDLIRHQRIHTGEQPYKCSECGKTFTERSSLIDHQRIHRGEKPYGCCECGKTFSQRSTLTNHQRIHTGEKPYECCECGKTFTERSALIKHQRIHTWERPYECCECGKTFPQHPALIRHQKSHTRNKPYACCECRKIFLRHSHLIKHQRIHTREKPYECCECGKTFSRNSALVYHQRIHTGEKPYECHECWKSFATSSNLVTHQRIHTGEKPYKCCECGKTFAQSSALINHQRIHTGEKPYECCECGKTFTERSTLIKHQRIHTRKRPYECRECGKTFPQCSALIGHQRIHTGDKPYEC, encoded by the exons atgcaggagaactatgagaacgtgacctcgctgg ATCTCCAGGACTCAGAGGAAAGAAAGCTCTTGATAGGCAGCTATATAG caggtgatgggatggtgagagAGACCATGGAGCAGAATCCTCAGCAGGAAGATGATGAAGTGGAACCACAAGGGTCTTTATTGCAAAGatgcaaagggagtgtgtccaggacttgtgagcagggaaaagcctATGAgagtcagcacaggccagagaagcagcagggaaaccagccaatGAAGAAAGTTGGTAAATCTGTTAATGATCAGGGAACTCACAAAGGCCACAAGGAAACCACGTCGCAGCAGAGAATCCCCATGGGAGAGAGAAATAACGCACGtgttgagtgtgggaaaaagttCAGTAGGCGGTCGCATCTTGTTAAACATGAGAGAATCCATaaaggggagaaaccctatgaatgccgtgagtgtgggaaaaccttccctcagagctcagccctgattagccatcagaggatccacactggGGACAAACCATATGAATGTTGTGAGTGCAGGAAAACCTTCCTTCAGCACTttgaccttatcagacatcagaggatccacacaggtgagcaaccctataaatgcagtgagtgtgggaaaaccttcactgagCGCTCGAGCCTCATTGACCATCAGCgaatccacagaggggagaaaccctatggatgctgtgagtgtgggaaaaccttctctcagAGATCAACCCTTACTAACCATCaaaggatccacacaggggagaaaccctatgaatgctgtgagtgtgggaaaactttcactGAGCGCTCAGCCCTTATAAAGCATCAGAGGATCCATACatgggaaaggccctatgaatgctgtgagtgtgggaaaaccttcccTCAGCACCCAGCCCTTATAAGACATCAGAAGAGCCACACCAGGAACAAACCATATGCATGTTGTGAGTGCAGGAAAATCTTCCTTCGGCATTCTcaccttattaaacatcagaggatccacacacgggagaaaccctatgaatgttgTGAATGTGGGAAAACTTTCTCTCGGAACTCAGCCCTTGTTtaccatcagaggatccacacaggggagaaaccctatgaatgccaCGAGTGTTGGAAAAGCTTCGCTACCAGCTCAAACCTTGTTACACATCaaaggatccacacaggggagaaaccctacaaatgctgtgagtgtgggaaaaccttcgctCAGAGCTCAGCCTTAATTaaccatcagaggatccacacaggggagaaaccctatgaatgctgtgagtgtgggaaaactttcactGAGCGCTCAACCCTTATTaagcatcagaggatccacacacgGAAAAGGCCCTATGAGtgcagagagtgtgggaaaaccttcccTCAGTGCTCAGCCCTTATTggccatcagaggatccacactggGGACAAACCATATgaatgttaa